GATGTCAAGAACACTTGCAGTTGTAGCAGTTGCAACTTTCACGTTTGGAAGGTTACGAGCTGAAAGAGCTGCGAATTCATTTCCTTCTTCAAGGATAACAAGAACTTTAGAATCGATGCTCAATGCTGCAAGAACTTTTGCAAATTCAGCAGTTTTTGGAGCTGTAAATGAAAGAGCGTCTACAGCTACGAATTTGTTTTCAGCAACTTTTTCAGAGTAAACTGATTTAAGAGCTAGGCGACGAACTTTTTGTGGAAGTTTGTAGCCGTATGAACGTGGAGTTGGTCCGAAGACAACACCACCACCACGCCATTGTGGTGAGCGGATAGAACCTTGACGAGCACGTCCAGTTCCTTTTTGACGCCATGGTTTGCGTCCACCACCTGATACTGCAGAGCGGTTTTTAACAGCGTGTGTTCCTTGACGAAGGCTTGCGCGTTGGCTGATGATCACATCAAACACAACTGATTCATTTGGTTCGATACCAAATACTGCATCGTTAAGAACAACTTGGCCAGCTTCTTTACCAGTTTGGTCAAATAATGTTACGTTTGCCATTGTGACTGATTTCCCCTTTCTTTATTATTTACCAGCTTTAACTGCTGATTTGATAGTGATAAGAGATTTCTTAGCACCTGGTACGTTACCTTTGATAAGGATAACGTTCTTTTCTGGAACAACTTGTACAACTTCAAGGTTTTGAATTGTTACGCGGTCGCCACCCATACGTCCTGCAAGGTTTTTACCTTTGAATACGCGGTTAGGTGCAACAGGTCCCATAGAACCTGGACGACGGTGGTAACGGGAACCGTGAGCCATTGGTCCACGTGATTGTCCGTGGCGTTTGATAACACCTTGGAAACCTTTACCTTTAGAAGTACCAGTTACGTCAACAACGTCTCCAGCTGCGAATGTTTCAACTGTGATTTCAGCACCAACTTCCAAGCCTTCAACGTTTTTGAATTCACGAATGAAGCGCTTAGGAGCCGTGTTAGCTTTCGCTACATGTCCTTTAGCAGGTTTGTTGCTCAATACTTCGCGTTTGTCATCGAAACCAACTTGGATAGCGTTGTATCCGTCTGTTTCAACAGTTTTAACTTGAAGAACAACGTTTGGAGTTGCTTCAATAACTGTTACAGGGATCAATTCGCCAGCTTCAGTGAAGATTTGAGTCATTCCCACTTTTTTCCCTAAGATTCCTTTTGTCATGAGAAAATAGTTCCTTTTCTATATTTTTTATTCAAAAAGTTTTTAACGAGCGTTTTTCATGCTCAAGTTTTCAAGCTTTGGATTAAAGCTTGATTTCTACGTTTACACCACTTGGGAGATCCAATTT
This Streptococcus oralis DNA region includes the following protein-coding sequences:
- the rplD gene encoding 50S ribosomal protein L4; this encodes MANVTLFDQTGKEAGQVVLNDAVFGIEPNESVVFDVIISQRASLRQGTHAVKNRSAVSGGGRKPWRQKGTGRARQGSIRSPQWRGGGVVFGPTPRSYGYKLPQKVRRLALKSVYSEKVAENKFVAVDALSFTAPKTAEFAKVLAALSIDSKVLVILEEGNEFAALSARNLPNVKVATATTASVLDIANSNKLLVTQAAISKIEEVLA
- the rplC gene encoding 50S ribosomal protein L3, whose protein sequence is MTKGILGKKVGMTQIFTEAGELIPVTVIEATPNVVLQVKTVETDGYNAIQVGFDDKREVLSNKPAKGHVAKANTAPKRFIREFKNVEGLEVGAEITVETFAAGDVVDVTGTSKGKGFQGVIKRHGQSRGPMAHGSRYHRRPGSMGPVAPNRVFKGKNLAGRMGGDRVTIQNLEVVQVVPEKNVILIKGNVPGAKKSLITIKSAVKAGK